A stretch of DNA from Polyodon spathula isolate WHYD16114869_AA chromosome 4, ASM1765450v1, whole genome shotgun sequence:
ttaccaATTCCCCGTATCACCTCATATGACCCCTGCTATTTAGCATAAAACTTAGACTCTGATGAAGGAAGTAGCAgcagtactttatcacctggccgaaaagtcagaattcttgcttgtttgttgtactgctgctcttGGCGACGCTGAGCTAGTTTTAGGTTTTCTTGTGCCAAagatcaggggcagtgggaccagcggggccgGGCGAACCCACCCCGGCGCTACTTgctgacattccggacactccgctacatatcGCATCACCTCACTATAGACTCCCATCCAGTAAAAtagagccaatattcgttcccgaGTCTTATCGCTACCTAAATGGCCCGAACATGGGACATCGTGAGCCAACCGCATGATCTCACGTCGAAAAGACTGAGGAacgagtaattgtgttacaatctggcTTGTGACACCCTATACAGCAAATGCCcgacaataatgtggtgaggatatgtaAGCGGCCGGTTACCCTCtacatccttcccctcgatagactgaacctgcccccagatgtgtgccagcgaaggatcatttttttgttccaacgctaggtccacatctcggtCCCAGAACTTCGGGATATCGAGCGGAGCTACagtagcttcagcactgggggcCCCAGTAACCCGCCCCCGCAGGTCACACTGAGTCCCAATCCCCTTTCCCTTACATTTAACAGACTCTGACGTTTcccccaccaaaccccagccttgtctcattgacATTCTTTCCCATTTTTAGACCCTTCGCTCTTTTTTTGTTTCGGGCAAAAtcgggaatggaacaaatcagctTGCAGTGGGAATATTTTCCCAATAGTTTCCCACGCTGCTCGCATGGTCTTACCGGAGACTGGCGTTACCGTTTTCTTAATCATTGTTTCAAAATATGGCCAGTCTTAacctaaaataactggatatggctTCTTTGCAGCCACTGCCATGATTATGCAGCAAGTATGACATCCAATCGTCacatctaatttagtgagggggtagtccttgttatcctcgtgaatacaggaaatgaccaccACCCCgcgtgaccaccaaggtacccccgcCAACAGAGCTTCTTCAATTAAAGTctgcccacatcctgagtccactaacgcgtgggtacTCTCATCACCAACCCGTACatcaacaatgcaaggcccctcccaatcattacccctggacttacctggtgCTGTTGGTAAGTAATGGGAGGCCACACCACATTCCATCGCCACTGGACAATTCCGCGCGAGGTGGCCGATCTCATGGCACCGGTAGCACATGGGGTGAAAGGGCGCCCACGGAGCTTGTATGTCCCACTGCCGATTTGGCAGTGGGGGGGGGTTCTCTGCTCTCACCCCGCTGGGGGTCAACCTCACCCTCCATTGGGGTGGAGGAAGGCCGCCTGTGGGGTGTCGATGACAAGTAGCCCCGTGGGAGGAGGAGGTGAAGTGTTGTGAGGGTCCTGTCCTTGGACTCGCCATCCGGGGTCGGTTGGAGGGAGGAGCGGGGGTAACTAAAACGGGAACTGATGCCAACGTATCCTCATACCCCTCAGCCAATCGGACTGCTGCCTCTAGCGTGGTGGGTCGATGCCTGGTGACCCAGTTCTGGGTGTCCGGCCCCAGCACCTTCAAAAACTGCTCTATAGCAGTCAGCTCAGTGATCTTCTCGGCATCGTTAGTGCCGGGGCAGAGCCACCGGGTCACATTATCCACTAGTTGCTGGGCCACCACGCGGGGTCGCAGTCCTGGGGGTCGCTGGTACTCCCGGAACCGGCGGCAGTGTGTCTCCTCTGTGATGTCAAGCCGCTGGAGAATGGCCTGCTTCACCTGGTCGTACACCAGGGTTTTCTCATGTGTCAGGGCTTGATAGGCTGCCTGGGCCTCTCCGATCAAATTGGGGCCCAACTGGGTAGCCCACCACTCCCGAGGCCACTGAGCTGCTGTTGCCTGCCTTTCAAAGGCAACTAAGtaagcctctgggtcatcctccaccgaCATCTTGGTAAGGGTACTGCTGGTTGAACCGCCGGTTCCCTCCCCCGATTGGCCTCCAGGAACAAGCCATGCATCCTCTCCATCATGGCTGTCAATGATTCTTGATGCCTCCGCTCCTGTGCCTCCAACAGCGCTGCCAATGCGGTTGGGTCCATTGTAATCCCTCTTCTTGACACCAagtgtggtcaggtgcagtgaatgaatcaggtccacacaatctttctcccaaaaacagtctgtgtgtttttaataataacaaaaataataacaaaaataataacaacacaaataagtccacccctttaccagcgatggtattggggggtacacaGCAGCTCTCTTAAtcgaaataaaaagtaaacaaaacgggactttgtccgtccccacgttctccATGCACGCAGTGCTCTCGGTCCTGAGAAGTgtggtgccgtgagtggtgcggtgcggtgctgtgctgtgctgtggatggACGTGCTCTGTATTTTTCCAGTCCGCGGCTCACTCCTcttctgcaacacaaaacacacgtaatcccccaaacaaacaaatcaatacaggctccggccgtctgtTTTCATTCTCAGCGCAAGCCggaggttttgacgtagctgctcccctttgtacccagcaaactcctccccgcagtcactgcgtcgccatggtttccctaatagagggctgccccgcagctgactgcaatggaatcgtcctgagtacttgcagctacgtgcccctcctaatatggtcaccttccggtttctacctaccaccgaggtggcagctctaggaggcagcttaccttcccccttacacagcgccctttctaattgggagggagatttacagcatcgatcctttctctctctatcacatatAGACATTCGAAAATGACCAGCATTCTGTCCATGTAAGTTGTATGTATTAATTGACAAGAGTTGAAAGTTTCCAATAACACATAAAAGGGAAGGACACCattttcagtacattttaaaaacactttaatgtACCTGTTTAATATACTATCATTTGTTTAGTACAATTCTCTAGTAATATTTCTGAAGATCATCAAGTGTCTGGTTTATAATGTACTTAACCATGGGGACTGCTCCAAAAACTGAATTTCTGATGTGAGGTGGTTATATAAACTATCATTTCCACACATTTGCAACTgtgaaaacacagtttaaaagtaCGGTGTAATTATAGCCACAGGCACCAAATctgttaacaaattaaaaaacacacacattttggtGCTTTTCTGTTAGCAGCAACATCACTTCAGCTAAAATATGTATCTTTTATAATTTCTTCAGTGCAGTGCAGGATGCCATAAGGATTCTgttgtcattatttaaaaaaaaaaaaaaaacttcattttgacagtaaatacatggataaaaatgtgaaatatatgagGATTAAATATGATTTGTCATTGTTGTATTACTACAGGGCAAACGGGTGCAGGGAACAATTGGGCAAAAGGCCATTATACAGAAGGGGCAGAACTGGTGGACTCTGTGCTGGATGTGGTGAGGAAAGAATGCGAGCACTGTGACTGTCTGCAGGGGTTTCAGCTCACTCACTCCCTGGGAGGAGGCACAGGCTCTGGAATGGGAACGCTACTCATCAGCAAAATACGAGAGGAATATCCCGACAGGATTATGAATACCTTCAGCGTCATGCCTTCTCCCAAAGTGTCAGACACTGTAGTTGAACCTTACAATGCCACCTTGTCCGTCCATCAGTTGGTTGAGAATACTGATGAAACTTACTGCATTGACAACGAGGCCCTTTATGACATCTGCTTTCGCACACTCAAGCTTACCACCCCCACCTACGGGGACCTGAACCACTTGGTGTCATCGACAATGAGTGGGGTCACCACCTCTCTGAGATTCCCTGGACAGCTCAATGCAGATCTACGGAAGCTAGCTGTCAACATGGTGCCATTCCCTCGCCTCCATTTCTTTATGCCTGGTTTTGCACCGCTCACAGCCCGTGGCAGCCAGCAGTACCGTGCTCTCACAGTTCCCGAGCTGACACAGCAAATGTTTGATGCCAAGAACATGATGGCGGCCTGCGACCCAAGGCATGGGCGCTACCTAACGGTGGCCACCGTCTTCAGGGGTCCCATGTCGATGAAAGAGGTGGACGAGCAGATGCTGGCTATCCAGAACAAGAACAGTAGCTACTTTGTGGAATGGATTCCCAATAATGTCAAGGTGGCAGTGTGCGACATTCCTCCCCGAGACCTCAAGATGTCTTCCACATTCATAGGCAACAGCACCGCCATTCAGGAGCTGTTCAAGCGAATCTCAGAGCAGTTCTCTGCCATGTTCAGGAGAAAGGCTTTCCTCCACTGGTTCACTGGGGAAGGGATGGATGAGATGGAGTTTACAGAGGCAGAAAGCAACATGAACGACCTTGTCTCAGAGTATCAGCAGTACCAGGAGGCCACAGCCAACGATGGAGAGGAGACATtcgaggaggatgaggaagaagtgaatgaataaacaaaacaattattaatCAAAATTATTAACCCAATATTCTGTTTTCCTGAATATAAAGTGCACTTTGTGGTTTGTTTGAGACAGAATTCACTGCCGGTATTCTTAAAGCAATGTGAGCACAAGCAAGAgtttttgttacacagtattATTAACGTGAACGTTTTGAAGAAATAATGGTTACAATAAACAGATAAAACGCTTTTTTTTCCgaattagttttcatttttataacttCGAGTGTTTATTTACAGTCAGTAGGTTCCTACATATTGGTTTAGTCTAACAACATAGGTTAACTTTCACAGCCCTTGACAGGTTTTTGTCATATAACTGAATCAGCAATATACATTTGTAGTCAAGTtgacataccccaatggaaatttataatttttagaCATTTCTCAAAActaaattataggaaaaatctttcatagcaaaagttttgcttttgtggatgaggaaaaaaagttacaagaaatagatgtctacaattatttatttcagcattttttattttttttgcaaaactcaaaaaatgctaattcagaagtattcataccctgacaaggaaaatgaaatgaatagctagttcaGGCACCTTTTGCAATATTAacttcttttaaatgattaggatatttgtcaataaacttttggcatgattctttagtgactTTTGACAatttttcaacacaaaattgtcCCAGTTCATTCatattctgaggacttctcttatGCACagtcttcttcaactcataccaaagattctcaatcagatttagatcaagactttgactaggcatttccagaaccttgattttattcttctttaaccctttaaggaccgggatcgtgttaacgcaatcatactgaagtgggcttctaggaccacagtcgtgtaaacacaataaaaaacaacaactttgttttgatgacttataggccaccgtactttgcagtacaggcttgaaacacttgtcattggataggggagggaccgATGTTCACTTccttacaggtttttttttttcgtgtgatGTCAATGAGAGGGGCATTTAATATCTAAAGagcggagacagtttacagcagccggcagagacaaaagcagaaacagaaCATCAAAGGAACTTGCTTAGAgctaattatattagaacatttattatgTCTCGTGTTTTAAGATAtgcttttacaacatttataaatatcaagaaacgaggggatataagcatatactggttcatgaactaaatgtatcaggtttcttttttttccttattactgatatgGAATGAATACTGTATTAAGTAAATTGAGAGTAGTGTACATTATTGCTTATataagaccctgagaataaacatgtattatgtcattgcaatcactcaggtgaaataatgtcttgtaatttgcccaaacatcgaTATTTTTCTGCAAAATTGTCAGGAAGaatctaagcagaatacataataaatactgctgtaaaaaaatagatttgtagtgaatttttatagaaagagtcaaatacagccaagaAACACCCGGTCCTGGGGGCACATCCCACTGAAGAGTGCTTGGTCCTGAAAGagttaaccattctgaagtagattttgatgtgtgctttggatcattgtcatgttagataatccagttgcgctttaaaccaagttttatagcggagggtttcagttgattggccagtatcttttggtattcAATGGAATCAATTTTACCGTGTacagaactaaatttcctgtgccattggaggaaaaacagccccacagaaggatCTCACACCTCCATGCTTAATAGTAggtgtgttcttttctttgtacgcctcaccagacttccTCCAAAcacagcgtgaccaaatagctcgatttttgtttaatcactccacaaaacctctgaccagaactcatatccatcattcaaattcaattttgcgaactttaagcaattgtccttgtgacattttcctaagagtggctttttccttggcctgcaagcattgagatcttcaccatgcaatactctacctgtggttgaaatggaaaccccagtcccacctgcagccagttcactttgaatatctttggcagtcaatctcggattgttgtTAATCTTCCTCACAATTTccctacttgttcttggtgaaagaaccttctttcttctagaccgagggagcgttgggACAGTACCACAAGTCTTGTaattcttgataatagaaacaattgctgaaattgggatactcaaatgcttggaaatcttcttgtactGTTCTCCAGCTTTTTGACAATACATTTTCTgctcttcagatagctctttactttttccccacattggtaatgacagcaatcatcctatgcctaacctttttatactctccaagaatgttcacctacaagccagcattttctagactttttcaAAATTATGTGCTGCAATATCATATTGACATttttagcaccttgtagacaatagtATTGTAGCATCAAAGGGTAGGAATACTTTTGTATTAGCATTTGTTAAGTTTTACACAAAAGCAACACTAAAattttttgtttgagaaatttctagaaattatacatttcatatgtaaacttttgactacaactgtgtgtaagcaacatatattctccaccaaggacaaacacaaagcaGGTCACTATGATCTACACCTACAAACAGTACCGTAACAAAGTAGTTCACAACCATGCTACACATTTACAGTAACTGTTATAACTTCTTGTAACAATGGTTGATGCCTTTTGGGAAAGTAGTTATGGTTAAAAGTGTTTGAACTTTATTGGGATTACTACACAATTGCATGAATGTAGAGATTATAATTTACTATAAAGAATAacgtttttacttttattattgcaGTGCTGAAGTGGTGTTAGGGAAAAATTTAAATGTATGAGATTTACTGTTTAATATATCATTTCACATTAGCTCCATTCTTTTGGATGAAGAGCAATTCCACAGCATTAAATACAAAATTCCAGCCAGACTTTATCTGGTGGCTTGAATTGACTTACCCTGGCTTGAGTACTTAAACTCGAGGTAtagtttatttacatgttttaatgtttcaaacatactttaaccaaaaaaaaaagttctcctaattacaaaaaaaaaaaaaaaaaaaaaaaaaaaaaaaagaaaaaatgtgcacTGCATAATGCATACTTTGGTCTGTTAGCCAAGAAGACCCGTCTAGGATTATATATTTCACCAGTAACGCAGCAAAGAAGGATTTTGTCTCCATTATTTAGTCTCAAGTATTCAAAGAAACAGTATTTACACAATGAACATAAATATATTCAACACTGTAATATCTTAAATGTCTATATTTAAAGAGAGCTGCAGAATCACTCCATCAGTACATTGCAAATGTATGCTacaacttattaaaaaaatatattactacaACACTCTCactttgttataaaaacaaaacaggtggaTGACACATATAGGATCCATTCGCAGTATGGCAAGGTTCTTAGCAGCTGTGATCTCTAAAAAGAACAACTGCTGGCATAAGCAGTTGTACAAAGCTGACAGCCAACTACATGCATGAATGTTTGGCTTGTGGGTTACTTGAACCCAAGGCTGCATTAAAGCAGGTTTTAAAAGCACTGCAGCGAGTGTCAGAGATTCTGTACAATGACTGCCATTCAGAATGGCATTCCCCCGGTGAAGTGTCTTGCAACCTGCTCATCTGTActctcttccttttctttttcactgTCTTTGTTCCAGTCTTTAAGGCCCTCTGGGAGTGTTGTATCCTCATCAAGGCCGCCTGTACCTTCCACAAATTCTTCGTAAGTTGATTTTTCAGCGAAGGGCCTACCTCCTAATAATTCAACCATATCGTTCTTATCAATCACCTCTTTTTCCAAAAGTCTTAGTGCAACCTgaattaaaggaaaataaaccaTTAGTTGTCgattacagtaatacaataaatgATGCTAGGATGAATAAATGTGTTCATCTGAGcttacttaatttaaaaataatttgaaaaatgtcttgaaTTATCAGAAAAGATGTATAATTAGtaccatattacagaaaaaaataataataatctcccaGGACTAAAATAAACATGGTATCCCATCAAATGTATGCAATATTGTATCAGTTTAAAACTTGTACCTCCTTCATCCAACCTGCCAAGAATAGCACTTTCTGCATGAAAACCAACCAGGGTGGGTGCTTTACTAATCATTGGAACCATAATCACTGCTCTCACTTTTCTTGTCaaagatttttttgtattattatttcgctGCTGGACCATCAGAGTGAAACTCAGTGACAGTACAGATGTTTGTGTCCCATGAAGCATCAACCTCTACAGCACTGTCTTTGAAATATAATAcacattgaaatataaaatacaagcaaagaaccaccagatattcaacagaagaaaaggaggGGGCGTGGTGGCAGAGATAGCACTGCTTGTGATTTTAAGAGGTAGGAAAATTGATTTAAGAATTTCCCCCTTCCCATAGTCTTTTTAGGTATAATAAAAGACATTTGCCCATCTGAGTCCACTAGGGTTACTATTATGATAGCAACAGTAGACGGGTGtgtgtatgcacacacacacacacatttttaaagtatGTACAGCTTGTGCATGTGTGGGTAATATTATCTCCAAGACCACATGCGCCTAAACAAAGCTTTAAATTACATGAAAGCAGGAACAACTGTGCCTATCACTGATGGATTTCAACTCAGACTACCATGAAATGAATAGTAGCCACACTATagaatgttttagtttttcagtAGAAACTCCTTGTTCAACACAAAGAATGATAGACACCTAAACAGCCATGGTTCCTTAAAAACACTAAACCAACAAACTTACCTGTTTCCAATAAGGCTTGACTGTGAATTACTGGATCGTGAAATAAAGAGGGAGCTAAATGTATACCAACAACTCTTATAGAaatgtaccatagtaaaagcatggtgtaaaaacatagtgaaagcatggtaaagcataggtaagcattgtaaataccAGAGAGACatgataaagcatattgaaagacACGGCAAACCACTatgaactatggtaaatgcatagtataaccaacAGAAAAGAACAGGGAAACTTAAAAAACACAGgataaacttttgtaagggaagCTCTGCCAATTCTATCCTTATAGTGTTTGACATTTTCAGCTTCTTACCTTTTCAActtcagcttttttttctgtcaagaGCTTCTGCGTGCGCTTATAGGCAGTGTTTATAAGGATGCGCACTTCATCATCAATTAGTCTGGCAGTGGCCTCACTGTAGGGTTTCTCCAATACCATTTCTCCTTTTCGAGGAAGATCAAAGGACACCTGACCCACCTTTTCATTCATCCCAAACTGCACAATCTACACAACAGAAAGAGGTCAAAAGCAGACATCAACGGGGGTCCCAGAgaggctcatccagttaaagcactgccgcggcgagtgcaggatgagtcgcaCAGCTTGAATGGCGCTAGTTCACGTCCAGCTGTgcaggccgaactttgctggcgACCCTCAGGTGGGGCGTCACATTAGCGCCGACGCTCCCGGGATGGGgtatgggaaactggcagggattgcttTTCCTCACCGTGCAACAGCAAGCCCTACTGGCCAGACTGAGCATATTCAGAGGATAAGAATCAGGGCTGACCTCTGTCTTCTGGGATCGGTAACCTTCCCACTTCTGATGTGGGCTGCtcggtgtaaaagcgattcttgctttaggcttgtttcACTCAAAATAATTGGTTAATAAATGTTCACgctaaatttatattaaaaaaaaaaaaaaaaaaaaaagggcagacATCAACACTGCTgaatacatatacagtggctctcaaaaatattcaccccccttggacttttccacattttattgtgttacaacatggaatcaaaatggatttaattaggagtttttgccactgatcaacacaaaaaaagtccataatgtcaaagtgaaaaataaaatctacaaattaattacaaataaaaaacagaaaataattaattgcataagtattcacccccttgagtcaatatctggtagaggcacctttggcagcaattacagccatgagtctatttggataagtctctaccagctttgcacatctgcacactacaatttttgcccattcttctttgcaaaattggtcaagctccatcaagttggatggggacctttggtgaacagcaattttcaactctttccacatattctcaattggattgaggtccgggctttgactgagccactccagggctttgacctttttgtttttaagccactccagtgtggctttggctgtatgcttggggtcattgtacTGCTAGAAGATGAATATTCTCCCAAGACCCAGGTCACTTGCAGACTTCAgcattttcctccaggatttctctgtactttactgcatccattttgccctctatcttcacaagctttccagaccctgatgcagagaagcatcccaatagcatgatgctaccacaaccatgcttcactgtagcgATGGTGCTCTCAGGataatgtgcggtgttaggcttgcgccaaacatagcgcttagcgttgaggccaaaaagctctattttggtctcatcagacaacagaatcttcttccacttggtctcagagtcttccacatgccttctggcaatctctagccgagatctgatgcgatttttttcaacaatggcttctttttgccactctcctataaaggccagttttgtgaagcacccggactattgttgccatatgcagtgtcacccagctctgctgtggaagactaactcctttagagttgccatgggcctcttggtggcctccctgactagagcccttctcgcccggatactcagtttttgaggacggcctgttctagacagattcacagttgtgccatattctctccattccTTAATAATGGACtctactgtgctccgggggatattcaatgccttggaaatgttcttatatcctacccctgattggtgcttttgaagaaccttattccagatttgctttgaatgttccttgtagtttttattaggaaatgtactaatcaactgtaggacctcccagagacaggtgtatttaacctgaaatcatgtgaaacaccttaattgcacacaggtggattccattcaactaattatgtgacttctaaagacaattggttgcaccagagcttatttaggtgtgtcatagcaaagggggtgaatacttatgcaattaattattttctgttttatatttgtaattaatttagaacaa
This window harbors:
- the tubb6 gene encoding tubulin beta-5 chain, producing MDSVRSGPFGHLFRPDNFIFGQTGAGNNWAKGHYTEGAELVDSVLDVVRKECEHCDCLQGFQLTHSLGGGTGSGMGTLLISKIREEYPDRIMNTFSVMPSPKVSDTVVEPYNATLSVHQLVENTDETYCIDNEALYDICFRTLKLTTPTYGDLNHLVSSTMSGVTTSLRFPGQLNADLRKLAVNMVPFPRLHFFMPGFAPLTARGSQQYRALTVPELTQQMFDAKNMMAACDPRHGRYLTVATVFRGPMSMKEVDEQMLAIQNKNSSYFVEWIPNNVKVAVCDIPPRDLKMSSTFIGNSTAIQELFKRISEQFSAMFRRKAFLHWFTGEGMDEMEFTEAESNMNDLVSEYQQYQEATANDGEETFEEDEEEVNE